The Papio anubis isolate 15944 unplaced genomic scaffold, Panubis1.0 scaffold59, whole genome shotgun sequence genome contains a region encoding:
- the LOC101014061 gene encoding cell cycle progression protein 1 isoform X10 has protein sequence MGVLPVSLQGGVSQQTSLALSQGSDIELLNSVTAADSCEPTPECSSLEQEELQALQIEQGESSENGAVLMEETAYPALEETSSTIEAEEEKIPEDGIYIGTASDDSDIVTLEPPKLEEIGNQEVVIVEEAQSSEDFNMGSSSSSQYTFCQPETERWWEKLWKIPECIWGWDDQLKHHVPSQLTFQVFSSQPSDDESSSDETSNQPSPAFRRRRARKKTVSTSESEDRLVAEQETEPSKELSKRQFSSGLNKCVILALVIAISMGFGHFYGTIQIQKRQQLVRKIHEDELNDMKDYLSQCQQEQESFIDYKSLKENLARCWTLTEAEKMSFETQKTNLATENQYLRISLEKEEKALSSLQEELNKLREQIRILEDKGTSTELVRENQKLKQHLEEEKQKKHSFLCQRETLLAEAKMLKGELERERLVTTALRGELQQLSGSQLHGKSDSPNVYTEKKEIAVLRERLTELEQKLTFEQQRSDLWERLYVEAKDQSGKQETDGKKKGGRGNHRAKNKSKETFLGSVKETFDAMKNSTKEFVRHHKEKIKQAKEAVKENLKKFSDSVKSTFRHFKDTTKNIFDEKGNKRFGATKEAAEKARTVFSDYLHPQYKAPTENHHNRGPTMQNDGRKEKPVHFKEFRKNTNSKKCSPGHDCRDNSHSFRKACSGVFDCAQQESMSLFNTVVNPIRMDEFRPIIQSRPDKKQRMVNIENSRHRKQEQKHLQPQPYKREEPADL, from the exons ATGGGAGTCTTACCTGTGAGTCTGCAGGGTGGAGTATCACAGCAGACCTCTCTGGCACTTAGTCAA GGGTCAGATATAGAACTGTTAAATTCTGTGACAGCCGCTGACAGCTGTGAGCCCACCCCAGAATGTTCATCTTTAGAGCAAGAGGAACTTCAAGCATTGCAGATAGAGCAGGGAG AAAGCAGCGAAAATGGCGCAGTGCTTATGGAAGAAACTGCTTATCCAGCTTTGGAGGAAACCAGCTCAACAATTGAG gcagaggaagaaaagataCCTGAAGACGGTATCTATATTGGAACTGCCAGTGATGATTCTGATATTGTCACCCTTGAGCCACCTAAGTTAGAAGAAATTGGAAATCAAGAAGTTGTCATTGTTGAAGAAGCACAGAGTTCAGAGGACTTTAACATGGGCTCTTCCTCTAGCAGCCAGTATACTTTCTGTCAGCCAGAAACTG AAAGGTGGTGGGAGAAGCTGTGGAAGATTCCTGAGTGCATATGGGGATGGGATGATCAGCTGAAACACCATGTTCCTAGCCAACTCACTTTCCAAG TATTTTCATCTCAGCCTAGTGACGATGAATCAAGTAGTGATGAAACCAGTaaccagcccagccctgcctttAGACGACGCCGTGCTAGGAAGAAGACTGTTTCTACTTCAGAATCTGAAGACCGGCTAGTTGCTGAACAAGAAACCGAACCTTCTAAGGAGTTGAGTAAACGTCAGTTCAGTAGTGGTCTCAATAAGTGTGTTATACTTGCTTTGGTGATTGCAATCAGCATGGGATTTGGACATTTCTATG gcaCAATTCAGATTCAGAAGCGTCAACAGTTAGTCAGAAAGATACATGAAGATGAATTGAATGATATGAAGGATTATCTTTCCCAGTGTCAACAGGAACAAGAATCTTTCATTGATTATAAG TCATTGAAAGAAAATCTTGCAAGGTGTTGGACACTTACTGAAGCAGAGAAGATGTCCTTTGAAACTCAGAAAACGAACCTTGCTACAGAAAATCAGTATTTAAGAATATCtctggagaaggaagaaaaggcctTATCCTCATTACAGGAAGAGTTAAACAAACTAAGAGAACAGATTAGAATATTGGAAGATAAAGGGACAAGTACTGAATTAGTTAGAGAAAATCAGAAACTTAAGCAGCATTTggaagaggaaaagcagaaaaaacacAGCTTTCTTTGTCAAAGAGAGACTCTGTTGGCAGAAGCAAAGATGCTAAAGGGGGAACTGGAGAGAGAACGACTAGTAACTACGGCTTTAAGGGGGGAACTCCAGCAGTTAAGTGGTAGTCAGTTACATGGCAAGTCAGATTCTCCCAATGTATacactgaaaaaaaggaaatagcagTCTTACGGGAAAGACTCACTGAGCTGGAACAGAAGCTAACCTTCGAACAGCAGCGTTCTGATTTGTGGGAAAGATTGTATGTTGAGGCGAAAGATCAAAGTGGAAAACAAGAAACggatggaaaaaagaaagggggcAGAGGAAACCACAGGGCTAAAAATAAGTCAAAGGAAACATTTTTGGGTTCAGTTAAGGAAACATTTGATGCCATGAAGAATTCTACCAAGGAGTTTGTGAGGCAtcacaaagagaaaattaagcAGGCTAAAGAAGCTGTGaaggaaaatctgaaaaaattctcAGACTCAGTTAAATCCACTTTCAGACATTTTAAAGATACCACCAAGAATATCTTTGATGAAAAGGGTAATAAAAGATTTGGTGCTACAAAAGAAGCAGCTGAAAAAGCAAGAACAGTTTTTAGTGACTATTTACATCCACAGTATAAGGCACCTACAGAAAACCATCATAATAGAGGCCCTACTATGCAAaatgatggaaggaaagaaaagccagTTCACTTTAAAGAATtcaggaaaaatacaaattcaaagaaATGCAGTCCTGGGCATGATTGTAGAGACAATTCTCATTCTTTCAGAAAGGCTTGTTCTGGTGTATTTGATTGTGCTCAACAAGAGTCCATGAGCCTTTTTAACACAGTGGTGAATCCTATAAGGATGGATGAATTTAGACCGATAATTCAAAG